One Hippoglossus stenolepis isolate QCI-W04-F060 chromosome 9, HSTE1.2, whole genome shotgun sequence genomic region harbors:
- the pik3ip1 gene encoding phosphoinositide-3-kinase-interacting protein 1 encodes MVSVGSARQLRRVLLPLHVVFLSAWMVESSASNGDIKECIRSNGVEYRGEQLSSSSGLTCLNWTSTDRDYDVQVHSDSLTGVGDHNYCRNPDSSPRPWCYIVSPDGTIQRQSCAIETCKEQASIEPAEAESLDPTGSAPPTESFQPAKSGASQGEVAAVKPVIGIIQRVHTAPKKKKDLGTTGYVLGILMMAIIIILGVGITVGYFYKRGRDIKKQHDQRVYEREMQRINLPLAAFSNPTCELVDENTIVITAEHETTPVLEGLEGMEGMEGMEGGDPLMGQQAVTPGA; translated from the exons CTCCGCAGAGTGCTCCTGCCTCTGCACGTTGTTTTCCTCAGCGCGTGGATGGTGGAGAGCAGTGCCTCAAATGGAGACATAAAAG AATGCATCAGATCCAATGGTGTGGAGtacagaggagagcagctgaGCTCCTCCTCAGGTCTGACCTGTCTCAACTGGACCAGCACTGACAGAGACTATGATGTTCAGGTCCATTCGGATTCACTCACAG GTGTTGGAGATCACAATTACTGCAGAAACCCAGACTCCTCTCCGAGGCCCTGGTGCTACATCGTGAGCCCAGACGGGACAATCCAGAGACAGTCCTGTGCAATTGAGACATGCAAAG AACAAGCCTCTATTGAGCCAGCAGAGGCCGAATCCCTCGACCCGACAGGAAGCGCCCCCCCCACAGAGAGCTTTCAGCCGGCCAAGTCAGGAGCTTCTCAGGGAGAAGTCGCTGCTGTGAAGCCAGTGATTGGAATCATCCAGCGAGTGCACACAgcacccaaaaaaaaaaaggaccttGGCACAACTG gctACGTCCTGGGCATACTCATGATGGCGATTATAATCATCCTTGGAGTAGGCATCACAGTTGGCTACTTCTACAAGAG gGGTCGCGACATAAAGAAACAGCATGACCAGCGGGTGTATGAGCGCGAGATGCAGAGGATCAACCTGCCCCTGGCAGCGTTCTCCAACCCCACCTGTGAGCTGGTAGACGAGAACACCATCGTGATCACAGCCGAGCACGAGACCACCCCGGTCCTGGAGGGTTTGGAGGGCATGGAGGGCATGGAGGGCATGGAGGGCGGTGACCCCCTCATGGGCCAGCAAGCCGTTACCCCTGGAGCCTGA